GGCCATCCCTTGAGCTTCTGCGCGGCGCTGGCGATTTCATAAGAGGGAACGCCCTTCAATCCGGAGACGGCGATCGCCCAGGTGAGGATATGCCGGTCGAGCGTACCCTCGCGCATGCTGTCGCGGATCGATAGAGCCAGTTGCGGATTCTTAGCGGAAAGTGCGTCGAGGCCGGTTTTCAGATCGCTGGCGACAGGCGCGACGGCGGGATTGCGGGGTATGGCGCCGGTTGTAAGCGCTGCAGGTATCGATGTCTCGGGAACGAAGTCGATCGGCTTGACGTCAGGCGTCGGAATGCCTTCGCCGGAAAGCGGCGACGCGAGGCTGCCCCACGCGGCGGCAACAAAGCCGAAGGCGGTCAGAATCAGGACAGCTTTCTTCATCCGGGATCTCGCAACGGAAAACACGCCCTGCCCATTTGGCTAGAGGCTTCTTAACGAAACCTTACCGTACCAGGTAAAATTCATTCACATCTGCTATCGGAATTTGCCCTAAACCGAACTCTCCGCGCTTGTCGCGATGATTTCGGCGCTCTATGGTGCGCAAAATATTCATGGAATGCGGCCGAAGCAAGGATTTGGTCGTGAGGAGCTTTGCATGTTCAATGGGTCCATTCCCGCCCTCGTCACCCCCTTCACCGATGCCGGACTGATCGACGAAGCGAGCTTCGCCGCCCATGTCGACTGGCAGATCAAGGAAGGCAGCAGCGGTCTCGTTCCGGTCGGCACGACTGGCGAATCGCCGACGCTGTCGCATGCCGAGCACAAGCGGGTCGTGGAACTCTGCATCGAAGTGGCGGCAAAACGCGTTCCGGTCATGGCCGGCGCCGGTTCGAACAATACGCGTGAGGCGGTCGAACTCGCCCAGCATGCCCAAAAGGTCGGCGCCGACGCCGTGCTCGTCGTCACGCCCTATTACAACAAGCCAACGCAGAAGGGTCTGATCGCGCATTTTTCCGCGATTGCCGAGGCCGTCGCTCTGCCGATCTATATTTACAACATTCCGGGCCGTTCGGTGATCGACATGACGCCGGAAACGATGGGTGCTCTCGCCAGGGCGCACAGCAATATCGTCGGCGTCAAGGACGCGACGGGCAAGATCGAGCGTGTCTCCGAGCAGCGCATCACCTGCGGCAAGGATTTCAGACAATTGTCCGGCGAGGACGCGACAGCCCTCGGGTTCAACGCCCATGGCGGCGTCGGCTGTATCTCGGTGACGGCCAATGTCGCCCCGCGGCTCTGCGCCGATTTTCAGGCCGCGACGCTCGCCGGCGAATACGCCCGCGCGCTGGAATATCAGGACCGGCTGATGCCGCTGCACAAGGCGATCTTCCTTGAGCCCGGTCTCTGCGGCGCCAAATACGGCCTCTCCAGGCTCGGTCGGATGAGCCGCAATGTCCGCTCGCCGCTGCTTTCGACGCTGGAGCCGGCAACCGAAGCAGCAATCGACGCCGCCATGCGTCATGCAGGATTGCTGAACTGAGGAGACCGGCCGTCTTCACAAGGCCGGGTCGTTCCCTTACATAAGGGCAAGCAATGAGGGCGCGGCTTTTCGCGCCCCGAAGGGAATATCGTCATGGCCCCCAAAGGCAGCCAGCGCGTGGTGAACAAGGTCGTGGCCGAAAACCGCAAGGCCCGCTTCAACTACGAGATCATCGATACCTATGAGGCAGGTCTCGTGCTGAAGGGCACAGAGGTCAAGTCGTTGCGCGAAGGCAAGGCCAATATTGCCGAATCCTACGCATCGGATGAGGATGGCGAGATCTGGCTGATCAACTCCTACCTGCCGGAATATCTCCAGGCGAACCGCTTCAATCACGAACCGCGCCGGCGCCGCAAGCTGCTGCTGTCGGGCCGTGAAATCCATCGCCTGCGCTCCGCCGTCAACCGCGAAGGCATGACGCTGGTCCCGCTCAAGATCTATTTCAACGATCGGGGTCGGGCGAAGATGGAGCTGGCGCTCGCCAAGGGCAAGAAATTGCACGATAAGCGCGAATCCGAGAAGGAGCGCGATTGGAACCGGCAGAAGAGCCGCTTATTGAAGGATAACGGCTAACTCATCACGCCGCAGCCGATCGGCTCGCGGCCCTTTCGATCAGTCCTCGAAGTCGCTGGCGGGGGCGACTTCGACCGGGCGCGGCGCCCGCTCCGCGGGATCGCGACCGATCTCAGCCTTCAGAGACAAGAGGTCGATGAAATGATCGGCCTGTCGCCGCAGGTCGTCGGCGATCATCGGCGGCTGCGTCGCCATGGTCGAGATCACGGAAACCTTGCGGCCTCTGCGCTGCAGCGCCTCGACGAGGTTCGTGAAATCGCCGTCACCGGAGAAGATGACGAGATGGTCGACGGTTTCCGACTGCTCCATGGCGTCGATTGCAAGCTCGATGTCCATGTTGCCCTTGATCTTCCGGCGGCCCATGGAGTCGGTGAATTCCTTGGCGGGCTTGGTGACGACTTTGTAGCCGTTATAATCGAGCCAGTCGATCAGAGGCCGGATCGATGAATATTCCTGGTCCTCGATCAATGCCGTATAATAGTAGGCGCGCAGGAGGTAGCCTCGTTTCTGGAATGCCTTCAACAGCTTGCGGTAATCTATGTCGAAACCGAGGCTCTTGGATGCAGCGT
This DNA window, taken from Rhizobium etli CFN 42, encodes the following:
- the dapA gene encoding 4-hydroxy-tetrahydrodipicolinate synthase, whose protein sequence is MFNGSIPALVTPFTDAGLIDEASFAAHVDWQIKEGSSGLVPVGTTGESPTLSHAEHKRVVELCIEVAAKRVPVMAGAGSNNTREAVELAQHAQKVGADAVLVVTPYYNKPTQKGLIAHFSAIAEAVALPIYIYNIPGRSVIDMTPETMGALARAHSNIVGVKDATGKIERVSEQRITCGKDFRQLSGEDATALGFNAHGGVGCISVTANVAPRLCADFQAATLAGEYARALEYQDRLMPLHKAIFLEPGLCGAKYGLSRLGRMSRNVRSPLLSTLEPATEAAIDAAMRHAGLLN
- the smpB gene encoding SsrA-binding protein SmpB; translated protein: MAPKGSQRVVNKVVAENRKARFNYEIIDTYEAGLVLKGTEVKSLREGKANIAESYASDEDGEIWLINSYLPEYLQANRFNHEPRRRRKLLLSGREIHRLRSAVNREGMTLVPLKIYFNDRGRAKMELALAKGKKLHDKRESEKERDWNRQKSRLLKDNG
- a CDS encoding LabA-like NYN domain-containing protein, translated to MFDPREKIALFIDGANLYAASKSLGFDIDYRKLLKAFQKRGYLLRAYYYTALIEDQEYSSIRPLIDWLDYNGYKVVTKPAKEFTDSMGRRKIKGNMDIELAIDAMEQSETVDHLVIFSGDGDFTNLVEALQRRGRKVSVISTMATQPPMIADDLRRQADHFIDLLSLKAEIGRDPAERAPRPVEVAPASDFED